The nucleotide window CCGGCGACCTGTCGGAGTACCGCATCGCGGTCCGCCTCGACCCGCTCAGCCGCGGCGGCTCGGAGTACGTCCACCTGTTCCTGCAGCCGGGCCGGACGCTGCCGGTTTCGCTGCCCCGCAACCACTTCCCGCTGCTGCCCGCCCGCGAGTACCTGTTCGTGGCGGGCGGGATCGGGATCACCCCGATCATGCCGATGCTGCGCGCCGCCGTCGCGTCCGGGGCGGCGGTGACGCTGGCGTACACGGGCCGGCCGTTCGCCGCGGAACTCGCTGCCGCGTACGGCGAACGCGTGCGGCTCGGCCGCCCGGACCTCGCGGCACTGGCGGCGGAGTTCCCGGCCGCGGACGTCTACTGCTGCGGCCCGGCGACCATGGTCGACGCGGCGGAGGCGGTGTTCCCCGCCGTGCACACCGAGCGGTTCGAGCCCACCCGGCGGACGTTCGGGCCGGACACCGCGTTCGAGGTGGTCTGCGCCCGGTCCGGCGAGGTGGTCGGGGTCCCGGCGGACGAGTCGCTGCTGGACGCGCTGAACCACGCCGGCAAGCCGGTGCCGTCGGCGTGCCGGGAGGGCGTGTGCGGCAGCTGCGAGGTCACGGTACTGGCGGGCGAACCCGAGCACCGCGACGACATCGGCGCGGCGGCGGGCCGCATGTACCCGTGCGTGTCCCGCGCAACCTCGCCACGGCTGGTGCTGGACCTCTGACCGGACCTGCCGGCTCACGCGGGGCCGTGTCGACCCTTCAATCACGCGTGTCGACCTCCCAATCACGCGTGTCGACCGTTCCGTCACGGGGAGGCGGTGACGTGGGTGAGGGTGACCGGGGTCTTGGGCGGGCCGCTGCCGTCGCCGATGCCGGGCTTGGCCGGGTCGGTTCCGCGGCGGGCGACGCGGTCCAGGACTTCCAGGCCCGGGTCGTCGATGCTGCCGAACACCGTGTAGTCCGGCGGGATGGTGATGTCGCCGAAGACCAGGAAGAACTGGGAGCCGCCGGAGTCGGGGGCCTGCGTCTTCGCCATCGCGAGGACGCCGCGGCCGTACGTCAGCCCGGGGAACAGCTCGTCGCGGATCGTGTAGCCCGGGCCGCCGGTGCCGTCGCCGACCGGGTCGCCGCACTGGAGCATCTGCAGGCCGGCGGTCACCGACAGCCGGTGGCACGACGTCCCGTCGTAGAACCCCTGCCGGGCCAGGCTCAGGAAGTTGACCACGGTGCACGGCGCCAGCGCGCGGTCCAGGGTCAGCCCGATGTCGCCCGCGGTCGTCGCCAGCCGCACGTCCACCGTGCCCTTCGACGGCGCCGGGCCGTCGGGCGGCAGCTCGACCTTCTTCGGGGCCGGCGCGGCGGGGTCCGGGACGAACGCGCACGTCACCGGGTCGGCCAGCGGCTTGGCCCGCTTCGGCATCGGCGCCCGGCCGCCGGGGATCGCGGCCGGGGTGCCGGACACCGTTGTCGAAGGCGAGGCCGACGACGGCGTGGCTGCCCACAGCACGCCTTCGGCGGACCCGTCCGGCTTGCGCAGGAACCCCGGGTAGCCCCAGGCCAGGAACGCCAGCGCCATCACCACGACGACCACGACCGACCCGGTGACCAGCACGA belongs to Amycolatopsis tolypomycina and includes:
- a CDS encoding peptidylprolyl isomerase, which produces MSEPPGRPGPSSTTAIVLVTGSVVVVVVMALAFLAWGYPGFLRKPDGSAEGVLWAATPSSASPSTTVSGTPAAIPGGRAPMPKRAKPLADPVTCAFVPDPAAPAPKKVELPPDGPAPSKGTVDVRLATTAGDIGLTLDRALAPCTVVNFLSLARQGFYDGTSCHRLSVTAGLQMLQCGDPVGDGTGGPGYTIRDELFPGLTYGRGVLAMAKTQAPDSGGSQFFLVFGDITIPPDYTVFGSIDDPGLEVLDRVARRGTDPAKPGIGDGSGPPKTPVTLTHVTASP
- a CDS encoding PDR/VanB family oxidoreductase, encoding MQKTILERIERVTDDVVSLVLRGDEGPLAPWEPGAHIDLELPNWLTRQYSLCGDPGDLSEYRIAVRLDPLSRGGSEYVHLFLQPGRTLPVSLPRNHFPLLPAREYLFVAGGIGITPIMPMLRAAVASGAAVTLAYTGRPFAAELAAAYGERVRLGRPDLAALAAEFPAADVYCCGPATMVDAAEAVFPAVHTERFEPTRRTFGPDTAFEVVCARSGEVVGVPADESLLDALNHAGKPVPSACREGVCGSCEVTVLAGEPEHRDDIGAAAGRMYPCVSRATSPRLVLDL